Proteins from a genomic interval of Diospyros lotus cultivar Yz01 chromosome 6, ASM1463336v1, whole genome shotgun sequence:
- the LOC127804495 gene encoding uncharacterized protein LOC127804495 — protein MAPDKQWMNLVNDRLSETYQFGIKEFLRYATKKVGDRDIRCPCVKCNNTYSRSHGMVETHLTVYGIVQNYTFWYHHGERLGESDSKSEYGSEGEEDEVLETRGEEDIHGIMRDFFPTLNAFNKNRADFGGSSNNMKKEDPNDEAKKFYRLLIDLEQPLYEGSKSSKLSTIIKLLHIKSLGRWSNESFTMLLQILRDELLPDGSTLPNSYYEEKKIIQDLGLSYKKIDACVNNCMLYWKKDEKSNFCSICGASRWKNDNCRGEIKVGRNGKRKPVKILRYFPLKPRLQRLFMSSKIASFMRWHHDKRVDDGVMRHPADSLQWKSFDEMHENFASEPRNVRLGLASDGFQPFAHSKTSYSIWAVFLIPYNLPPWMCMKDSNFILSMLIPGPEGPGDAIDVYLQPLIEELQELWEVGVETFDASIH, from the coding sequence ATGGCACCTGATAAGCAGTGGATGAATCTTGTTAATGATCGGCTAAGTGAAACATATCAATTTGGTATTAAGGAATTTTTAAGATATGCTACAAAAAAGGTGGGAGATCGTGACATTCGATGTCCATGTGTCAAGTGTAATAACACTTACTCAAGAAGTCATGGAATGGTTGAAACCCATCTAACAGTTTATGGCATAGtccaaaattatacattttggtatcatcATGGAGAAAGGTTAGGTGAATCTGACTCTAAATCTGAATATGGATCTGAGGGTGAAGAAGATGAGGTATTAGAAACTAGAGGAGAGGAAGATATTCATGGGATTATGAGGGACTTTTTTCCTACTTTAAATGCTTTTAACAAAAATAGAGCAGATTTTGGTGGCTCAAGCAATAATATGAAAAAAGAGGATCCTAATGATGAAGCAAAGAAATTTTATAGGCTATTGATAGATTTGGAGCAACCATTATATGAAGGTTCTAAGAGTTCAAAATTGTCTACTATAATCAAGCTATTACATATCAAGAGCCTTGGTCGTTGGAGTAATGAGTCATTTACTATGTTATTACAAATATTACGAGATGAATTACTCCCTGATGGTTCGACTTTGCCAAATTCATATTATGAGGAAAAGAAGATTATTCAAGATCTTGGACTTTCCTATAAGAAAATAGATGCATGTGTTAATAATTGTATGCTATATTGGAAGAAAGATGAGAAGTCTAACTTTTGTAGTATATGTGGAGCTTCGAGATGGAAAAATGATAATTGTAGAGGAGAAATCAAAGTTGGAAGGAATGGTAAAAGAAAACCTGTAAAAATATTGCGATATTTCCCGTTAAAGCCGAGGCTTCAAAGGCTATTTATGTCCAGCAAGATAGCGTCCTTTATGAGATGGCACCATGACAAAAGAGTAGATGATGGAGTAATGAGGCATCCGGCTGATTCTTTACAATGGAAATCTTTTGATGAAATGCATGAAAATTTTGCTTCAGAGCCTCGTAATGTGAGACTTGGTCTTGCAAGTGACGGGTTCCAACCATTTGCACATTCCAAAACATCATATAGTATTTGGGCAGTATTCCTTATTCCATACAATTTGCCTCCTTGGATGTGCATGAAAGACTCTAATTTCATTTTGTCAATGCTCATTCCAGGTCCTGAAGGACCAGGGGATGCTATTGATGTCTATCTCCAACCTTTAATAGAAGAATTACAAGAGCTGTGGGAAGTAGGAGTTGAAACATTTGATGCATCAATTCACTAG